One Corynebacterium aurimucosum genomic window, TCTCCGCCGTGGCCGCCGTTGCCGCCATCGGGCCCGCCGAGCGGCTTGAACTTTTCGCGGTGGACGGAGGCGCAGCCGTGTCCGCCGTCGCCTGCCTGTAGGTGCAAGACCACTCGGTCAATGAATCGTGCCATGCCCGCTAGTCTAACGGTTCCTTGCATGCCGTCCTAGTTGGCCACCGGCGTGAACCCGACGCTAGTGTCCTCTCAGTTTCCTCCGCGCAGCTAGGCCGCACCAGCTGGCGTGAAAACGACAAAATCCCGAGCGGATGCTCGGGATTAAGCCATTAAGCTCTTAGGCAGTTGCTTCTGCAGCAGCCTCTTCAGCCGGAACAATGTTGACCAGACGACGGCCACGCTTGACACCGAACTCAACAGAGCCTGCAGCGAGAGCGAACAGGGTATCGTCGCCGCCGCGACCAACGTTCTCACCCGGGTGGAACTTGGTGCCGCGCTGACGCACGATGATCTCGCCGGCCTTAACCTGCTGACCACCGAAGCGCTTGACACCGAGACGCTTGGACTCGGAATCGCGACCGTTGCTGGAGCTGGAAGCACCCTTCTTAGTTGCCATGTGGTTTCCCTCCTTCAGGGATGAATTACAGCCGGTTAAGGCTTACTTGATACCGGTAATCTTCAGCGTGGTCACCGGCTGACGGTGACCAATGCGACGCTTGTAACCAGTCTTGTTCTTGTACTTGAGGATGTCGATCTTCGGGCCCTTGCCCTGCTCGACAATTTCAGCGGAGACGGAGACCTTCTCCAGGTCTGCAGCCTTCGACTTGACGGTTGCGCCATCGACGAGCAGAACCGGGGTGAGAGCAACGGAGGAACCCGGCTCACCCTCGATCTTCTCGACCTTGACGAGGTCACCTTCAGCAACCTTGTACTGCTTTCCGCCGGTCTTGACGATCGCGTACATAGAGGGCTACCCCTTATCTAAACTCGGCTCGCTAGCAGCTGGGTGGCGCCGCTAGCGAATGGACATTGGACAATTGCGTTCAGATCATAAGCCGCGAGAGACACGCGAAAACCGCGTTCGTCCCATCCAGCGCATTCATGGTCTAAACAGCGACTGTCAAAGACTACCCCGTGAGGGGGCGAAAAGGCAAAACGCCTTTTCTAGCGCGACCTGCGCCGTGTTACACGACGCCTCCCGCGCCCGCCCCTGCTTCTTGTCGACGCCGTAGTCCGTACGGAGGCCTCGCGCTCCTTAGCGTCGCTTCCCTGTCCGCGTTCATTCGATGCCGGGGTGGGCTGACGCTGCGACATCTTGCGCACCACCCGACGACGACCGCGACCACGGGTGGAGCGCACGCCCGTTGTCTCGCCCGACTCCGCGTTCTTTCGCTCAGCCTTATCCTGCTTCTTGGGGGTAGCCAGCTGGGCTTCCTTGGCCGGCGTCTCCTCCTGCACGAAGTCTTCGCGCTTCGGGCGAATATCCGAGCGGGAATTTCCGCGCGTGCGGCGCTTGCGGCGCGGCGAGTTCTCGAAGGCGGCGACGGCCTCCTCGTAGGTCTGCTCCGAGCGCTGGGCGGAAGATTCTTCCGCTTCGGCCTGCTTGTTCTGCGCTTCCTGCTTAGAAGCCGAGTCTTCGCTCGTATCCGCACGCTGCGGCTCCCGGAAAGTACGCGTTGCCCGGCGCGACTTGCGCGAGCGCTTCTGCTTTGACTTCGGCTTCGAACGCTTCGCTTCCAGGTTTTCCGCTACGGCATAGCCAATGGAGGCACTATCTGGCGTATCCGTGTCATCCTCATCGACAACGACCACGCTAGCCACGAGCTCTTCGAGTGAGGATTCCTCGTCGCGCGCCGCTTCTTCGCTATCAGTTTGGGAAACCTCGTGCTCAGATGGTGCGTCTTCGTCATGGCGGTGCATGCGGACGGCTGCCGGGTGCTTCTTCGGATCGCGCTGCGGTGCGCGACGCTCCTTACGAGTCCGGCGCTGCGGCTTCGAGTTTTCTTCCTCAGTGTCCTCATCAACCGGGTAGTCGTGGATGATAATTCCGCGGCCATGGCAGGCCTCGCACTCGGTGGAGAAGGTCTCGATGAGGCCGGTTCCCACGCGCTTGCGCGTCATCTGTACTAGGCCCAGTGAGGTGACCTCGGAAACCTGGTGGCGGGTGCGGTCGCGGCCCAATGCTTCCTTGAGTCGGCGCAGCACGAGGTCTTGGTTTTCCGGCAGGACCATATCGATGAAGTCCACGACGATCATTCCGCCGATATCGCGCAGGCGCATCTGGCGCACGATCTCCTCGGCTGCTTCAAGGTTATTGCGCGTCACCGTCTCCTCGAGGTTGCCGCCGGAGCCGGTGAACTTGCCCGTGTTGACGTCAATGACCGTCATGGCCTCCGTGCGATCGATGACGAGCGTGCCGCCCGAGGGCAGCCACACCTTGCGGCCCAGAGCCTTCTGCAGCTGCTCATCGATGCGGTAGGCGTTAAAAGCATCCTCGCCATCGTGCTCGCGCGCGTCATAGCGCACGACGCGATCGGCCAGGTCGTGTGCCATCGAGTCCACGTAGGCGCTGACCGTGTTGTAGGAACGCTTACCGTCCACCACCAAGGTACTGAAGTCTTCATTGAAGAGGTCACGCACCACCTTGATGAGCAGATCTGGCTCTTCATACAGGGTGACGGGCTTGGCGCCCTTCGTTGCCTTTTCGTGTGCGGCGCGGGCGCTGATGTCCTCCCACAGCGAGTGCAGGCGGTTGACGTCGGAAGCGATGTCCTCCTCCGACACGTTTTCCGCGGCCGTGCGGATGATGGCACCGCCATCTCCCGGGATGACGCGCTCCAGGATTCCCTTGAGGCGCTTGCGCTCCGGTGCCGGCAGCTTGCGGGAGATTCCCGCGCTGCGCCCGCCCGGAACGTACACCAGGAAGCGACCGGCCAGGGAAATCTGGGTGGTCAAACGTGCGCCCTTATGACCGATGGGGTCCTTGGCCACCTGGACCAGCACCTGATCACCGGACTTCAACGCGTTTTCTACCTTGCGGCTGCGCCCACCAATCCCCAAGGCACGCCAGTCGATGTCGCCCGCATACAGCACGCCGTTTCGGCCTTGTCCGATATCCACGAAGGCCGCCTCCATCGAAGGCAAGACATTCTGCACACGGCCCAAGTAGATATTGCCTATCTGGGATGGGTGCGTTTCGGTCGTGACGAAGTGCTCTACCAAAAGGTCGTCTTCGAGCACGCCCACCTGCGTGATGACGCCCGCGCCGTCGGTGCGCTGCTTATCGCGCACCACCATAGTGCGCTCGACCGATTCGCGGCGCGCCAGGAACTCCGCTTGGGAGACAATGTGCTGGCGCTCCCGACCTTTCTCCCGCAGCTCCGCGCGGCGACGGCGCTGTGCCTCGATGCGGGTTGAGCCTTTAATCGCCTTCGGTTCTTCGATGTGCTCGACTTCCTCACGGGCGGACCCACGGCCTTCTGCCCCGCGGCCACGGGAGGTGCCGCGGCTGCCGCGCCGACGACCCCGCGGCTGGCTTACCGGCGCTGCATCCTCCTCGGATTCCTCCTCGTGCTCTTCTGGCTTCTGACGCTTGGACAGCGGCGTGATCTTCGGCGCCATGAAGACTGGCGCAAAGTCGTACACGTCCGGGTCTTCTTCAGCCATCGGGGTAATCAGTGGGGTGAGGTCGTCCCCCTCGTCGCTTTCACCGGCCTCGGCGAGCGCCTCGTGCAGCATTTCAGCATCGACCTTGTCGACGATCTGCGAAATCTCGTTATCAACGTTCTTACGCACGCGCTCGCGCAGCTTCTCCTCTTCCTCGCTCAGCTGCTCCGGTTGCGCGGCCTGCTCAGCATCCTGCGCCAGCGCGGCTTCCTGGGACTCCCCCGCGCTGTCCGGTTGCGCAGCAGACTCTTCCGGTGTGGGTTCCTTTGTCTGTGTCTGCTCCTTCGACTCAGCCTTCTTGCCTGCCTTGCTCACGCGTTTGACCGCGCGCTTGGCGCGCTTCTTCTTGACGGTCTTCGTGGGCTTATCCTCTGCCGAAACCTCCGGCTGGTCGGCGTCCTCGGCCGCGACCTGGTTGTCCTCGGTTGCGGCCTGCTCGGGGGCTTCGGTTGCGGGTACGAGGGCGTCGATAAGCTGGCCCACCTCTTCCGGTGTCAGCGAAGACTGTGCGGACTTCTTAATTCCCATATGTGCGAACTGAGCCACCAGCTCCTTGGAGGCCACGCCCACCTGCTTAGCCAGGGCATAGAGGCGGGTTTTGGGGGCGAGCGCCTCGCGGTCGATCCCCGCTACCGCCGCGGCCAACGTCGATTCACTACGTGCTTCTTCTGTTTTCTTCTTGGATGCCATCAGTGGCTAATCTCCTGACGTCTGCTCACCCCGGGCGCAGGTTGCCGCCACACGGTAGTGAGTCTTTGAAAAATTCTCTTCGTCTTTATTAAGTTGTCAGCGCCTTCCATTCTGGCACAGAGCTCGACCGAGGCTCACATGTTAGTATCGCCGCTATGTCCGACAGCGCGCCCACGAACACACCGGCAGAACGGAAATTACCTAAACAGGCGCCACGCACCGTGGCGCAGGCGCGCGCCCGCAACGAGATTGCGCTGCGGGATATCATCACAGTTGCTGTACCGGCGGGCATCGCCTCCGGCCTTCGCGTCGTCGATTTTCCTTTCCCTTATGCGGTCCCTGTCTATGCGGTGCTCATCATGGTGATGCTCTACGGCGCCATCCGCATCATTCGCAGCAAGCCAAAATTCGTCCAAGCTGCGCAAGAAGAGTACCGGGCGGGCGATTACCCTCTTCTCGCCTACTTTCTACCGGTGCTTGCTATCTTCTCCCCTCTCATCACTGAGGGAATTAAGTCCACCGGGATTATCGGCGATACCTCACCCAACCCCATCCTTATCGCCGCTGGACTTACCGCCTTCTCCATCCCCGCGTTCATCTTCGGCGGCCGTGCCTTCGGCACGACCTCTTTTCGCGTTGGCAAGCGCCGCATCGAGGCCATCACCGAACAAGGAAGCCTCGAAGGCGTCACTCAAGCGAGCATCACCGCAGTAGAAACTCACCCGGAAGTCCTCAGCGGGCTGGTCGCCGCCGGTGCAGTCACTGGCAATACCACCTCCATCTCTGAGCTGGGGCGGCTGATCGGCTACGAGGAGGGGCTCGAAGAAGAACTCCGTGAACTCGAAGCGGCCGGCGTGGTGAAGCTGCCTGGTCTCATCAAGTGGAGTGGTGAGCGGACCTTTAACATCACTCTGACCGAATCCGGCGTGCGCAGCATGGACGCTGCACGCACACGCTAGCGCGGAAGAGTGGCATCTCCCGGGAAGAGTTTCGGGCCAATCCACAGCATGAAATAAACCAGACCAACGAGGACTGGAATCTCAACAAGGGGACCAATCGTTCCGGCAAGGGCTTGAGCAGACATCGCTCCGAAGGTGCCGATGGATACTGCAATGGCTAGTTCAAAGTTATTTCCTGCTGCAGTGAACGCCACGCTGGCAGACTGCGCGTAATTCATGCCAACGGCCTTTGCCACTACCAGCGACAGCACAAACATGCCCACGAAGTAGATAACCAGCGGCACAGCCACGCGCGCTACCGTTGCTGGCTGCTCCACAATGTGCTCGCCCTGCAGGGAAAAGAGCAACACAATTGTGTACAACAGACCAATCATGGCCAGGGGCGATACGGCTGGGAGGAAGCGGTTCTCAAACCATTCCCGTCCTTTTACCTTTTCGCCCCACACGCGAGACAGCGCACCCAACAGGAACGGTATGCCCAAGAAGACAAGTACGGACTTAACAATGGCCCAGAAGGAAAAGTCAGCGCTCATCGTGTCCAGGCCCAGCCATCCGGGGAGAACGCGAAGGTAGAACCAGCCCAGAACACCAAACATAGCGACCTGGAAGATGGAGTTCAGGGCGACAAGCACAGCCGTTGCCTCGCGGTCAGCGCACGAGAGGTCCGACCACACAAGCACCATGGCAATACAGCGCGCAAGCCCCACAATGATGAGGCCGGTCCGCAGCTCCGACTGGTCCGCCAAGAACAGCCACGCCAGAGTAAACATAAACGCCGGCCCCACCAGCCAGTTGAGGACGAGCGATACTGCCATGAGGCGGCCATCCGTGGCAATTTCCTTGGTCTTCTCGTAACGAACCTTGGCCAAGGGTGGGTACATCATGACGAGGAGGCCAATGGCGATCGGGATGGAAATCCCGCCGACTTCAACGGCGCCCAAGGCTTGGCCAATCCCGGGAATGAGGTGGCCAATGAGCAGTCCGGCGGCCATCGCCAGAATGATCCACACGGGTAGAAACCGATCAAGAAAAGACAACGTCGGGCGCTGCGGCACAGCCATGTCTCCCCCTCCTTCAACGTTGAACAGAGCACGATACAAACATGCAATGTACAGCACGTATTGATATGCGTCAATATAACGTAGGGCGCAGGAATAACCCCTATACTGATCGCATGGCTTCCTCTTCCACGCCCGAGACCAGCGCGCGCGGCACTGAGTGTTGCTCCTTAAGCACGGGCCCGCTCAACGACGCCGAGGCGAGGCATTTTTCGCAGCAATTCAAAGTGCTGGCAGACCCAGCACGCCTGCGTCTTTTGTCCATCCTGTGCGATGAAGGCTGTGGCCCCATGAGCGTCACGGAACTCACCGAGCTCACTGCGCTGAGCCAGCCCACGGTCTCCCACCACCTAGCGCGCCTGCGGGAGGCCGGCTTGCTATCCAGACAGCAACGCGGCCGCACCGTCACCCACCAGGTGCACAAAGACGCCTTTATGGCATTGCGCACGCTGCTCTCGTTCGACTAAGCCGCGCCCAGATTATCTGCGCTCGAGCACACAGGACGGGTTCGGGCTAAGGGCCAGAAATGACAAAAGCCCGAGCAGTTCACTCATCTTTGTGAACTGCTCGGGCTTTATTGCGCGCTAGGCGCGATGAACTTCTTTAGAGGTTCGGGAACCAGATGGAGATCTCACGCTCAGCGGACTCCGGGGAGTCGGAACCGTGGACGACGTTCTCGCCAACGGTCAGAGCGAAGTCACCGCGGATGGTGCCCGGGGTGGCCTTCTCCACCGGGTGGGTGCCACCGGCCAGCTGACGCCATGCGGCGATAGCGGACTCGCCCTCGACGATGCCAGCAACCAACGGTGCAGAGGTGATGAAGTCAACGAGCTCGCCGAAGAAAGGCTTGTCCTCGTGCTCGGCGTAGTGCTTCTTAGCGGTCTCCTCGTCGGCGACGCGCAGATCCATGGCGACGAGCTTCAGGCCCTTGCGCTCGATGCGAGAGATGATCTCGCCCACGTGGCCGTTCTTGACGCCATCCGGCTTGATGAGAATGAGTGTACGTTCAGTCATAGGGCACATAGTACAGAACAGGTGCTCCCGCGTCCTGACAGTGGGGCTAATTCTAAGCGTTACGTGAGGTGTTGCACGATTTCTTCCGCGCGCTCATGGCTCGTTCCGCGAAACCACAACTGCACTTGACGCACGGCCGTGCCGTATTGACCGCTCTCCAGCAGGCTTTTTAGCTCCTCGCGGTGCCACTCTTCCAGATCCGCAAACTCCACCGGCCGCTCATCGCGCTGCTGCTTGAGCATACCGACGACGAGGAAGACGAAGGCCGGAATCAGCAGTGCGAGCGGGAACGCGAAGCCACCGAAATACAGCTTGGCCACGAGCGCGGCGATGCACAGCAGTGCGGAAAGACCGTAGAGCAGAAAGAGCATGCCCGTTAGTCTAGCGCGTTGAGTGTCGACTGCAGCCAAACGCGAGAGCGCATGAGCAGGCGCTTTGCCGCCGCGGTATGGGGAGCCCACAACTCGAAGGCATGCACGCCGCCTTCTACAACCTCGCACTGTGTTGGCACACCAGCAGTTTTCAGGCGCTCGGCGTAATCCATAATCTCGCCGTAGAAAAGCTCGCTGCTACCCGCGTAGAGCCACGCCGGCGGTAGCCCCGACAGATCCGTGCGGCGGCCGGGCACGGCATAGGGTGCTTCCGGGTTTCCATCGACGTAGAAGCGCCACGCCTGCGCGTTGGAATCTGCGTCCCAGATGGGGTTGCGGTCGGTGGATGCTGTGCGGTCATCGAGCATCGGGCAAAACAACCACTGCCCCGCTGGTTGAACCCCGCCTTCATCGTGGAGGCGC contains:
- a CDS encoding ArsR/SmtB family transcription factor, whose translation is MASSSTPETSARGTECCSLSTGPLNDAEARHFSQQFKVLADPARLRLLSILCDEGCGPMSVTELTELTALSQPTVSHHLARLREAGLLSRQQRGRTVTHQVHKDAFMALRTLLSFD
- the arsB gene encoding ACR3 family arsenite efflux transporter, whose protein sequence is MAVPQRPTLSFLDRFLPVWIILAMAAGLLIGHLIPGIGQALGAVEVGGISIPIAIGLLVMMYPPLAKVRYEKTKEIATDGRLMAVSLVLNWLVGPAFMFTLAWLFLADQSELRTGLIIVGLARCIAMVLVWSDLSCADREATAVLVALNSIFQVAMFGVLGWFYLRVLPGWLGLDTMSADFSFWAIVKSVLVFLGIPFLLGALSRVWGEKVKGREWFENRFLPAVSPLAMIGLLYTIVLLFSLQGEHIVEQPATVARVAVPLVIYFVGMFVLSLVVAKAVGMNYAQSASVAFTAAGNNFELAIAVSIGTFGAMSAQALAGTIGPLVEIPVLVGLVYFMLWIGPKLFPGDATLPR
- the rpmA gene encoding 50S ribosomal protein L27 encodes the protein MATKKGASSSSNGRDSESKRLGVKRFGGQQVKAGEIIVRQRGTKFHPGENVGRGGDDTLFALAAGSVEFGVKRGRRLVNIVPAEEAAAEATA
- the rplU gene encoding 50S ribosomal protein L21 produces the protein MYAIVKTGGKQYKVAEGDLVKVEKIEGEPGSSVALTPVLLVDGATVKSKAADLEKVSVSAEIVEQGKGPKIDILKYKNKTGYKRRIGHRQPVTTLKITGIK
- the ndk gene encoding nucleoside-diphosphate kinase, whose product is MTERTLILIKPDGVKNGHVGEIISRIERKGLKLVAMDLRVADEETAKKHYAEHEDKPFFGELVDFITSAPLVAGIVEGESAIAAWRQLAGGTHPVEKATPGTIRGDFALTVGENVVHGSDSPESAEREISIWFPNL
- a CDS encoding translation initiation factor IF-2 N-terminal domain-containing protein produces the protein MASKKKTEEARSESTLAAAVAGIDREALAPKTRLYALAKQVGVASKELVAQFAHMGIKKSAQSSLTPEEVGQLIDALVPATEAPEQAATEDNQVAAEDADQPEVSAEDKPTKTVKKKRAKRAVKRVSKAGKKAESKEQTQTKEPTPEESAAQPDSAGESQEAALAQDAEQAAQPEQLSEEEEKLRERVRKNVDNEISQIVDKVDAEMLHEALAEAGESDEGDDLTPLITPMAEEDPDVYDFAPVFMAPKITPLSKRQKPEEHEEESEEDAAPVSQPRGRRRGSRGTSRGRGAEGRGSAREEVEHIEEPKAIKGSTRIEAQRRRRAELREKGRERQHIVSQAEFLARRESVERTMVVRDKQRTDGAGVITQVGVLEDDLLVEHFVTTETHPSQIGNIYLGRVQNVLPSMEAAFVDIGQGRNGVLYAGDIDWRALGIGGRSRKVENALKSGDQVLVQVAKDPIGHKGARLTTQISLAGRFLVYVPGGRSAGISRKLPAPERKRLKGILERVIPGDGGAIIRTAAENVSEEDIASDVNRLHSLWEDISARAAHEKATKGAKPVTLYEEPDLLIKVVRDLFNEDFSTLVVDGKRSYNTVSAYVDSMAHDLADRVVRYDAREHDGEDAFNAYRIDEQLQKALGRKVWLPSGGTLVIDRTEAMTVIDVNTGKFTGSGGNLEETVTRNNLEAAEEIVRQMRLRDIGGMIVVDFIDMVLPENQDLVLRRLKEALGRDRTRHQVSEVTSLGLVQMTRKRVGTGLIETFSTECEACHGRGIIIHDYPVDEDTEEENSKPQRRTRKERRAPQRDPKKHPAAVRMHRHDEDAPSEHEVSQTDSEEAARDEESSLEELVASVVVVDEDDTDTPDSASIGYAVAENLEAKRSKPKSKQKRSRKSRRATRTFREPQRADTSEDSASKQEAQNKQAEAEESSAQRSEQTYEEAVAAFENSPRRKRRTRGNSRSDIRPKREDFVQEETPAKEAQLATPKKQDKAERKNAESGETTGVRSTRGRGRRRVVRKMSQRQPTPASNERGQGSDAKEREASVRTTASTRSRGGRGRRRVTRRRSR